The genomic region AGAAATGTGTCTTGCTTGAAAATAGGCTTctcatatatgtaaatgtatatgtatatatatacatctctctctctctctctctctctctctctctctctctctctctctctccaacacacacacacacacacacacacacacacacacacacaatgtgtgtgtgtgtgtttgcatgCGTGCATATgtccatatatatacatacatatttatagacacacacacacacacacacacacatatgcatatatatatagatatgtatatagatacatatatattttCTAAACTCCCTTGTAACTAAATCGCTTTAGGTAAATTCTAATATCTAGTTTTCATAGTTTTTAAGTCATATTGAGCTAAATTTCAATAATTATGTGAATATTAGATAACGAGCCAAATAAATTATTGTTAGTCAAGctcaattttgacaaaattattttGTTCTTGAGACAATTAAGTATTGCACAGGTGGAATTGTAGTCATATATGTACATTAGTTTCAATAAGATTATTTCTTTTGATTTAGTGGATTAAAAAAGTATGGATAAAAGCTAAGGGTAATTATAGCTTATAAATCTTTAGCATTGAGATATTCGTCTTAGTTTTCTAAGAAGTATTAAGTCAAGCTATGCTATAAATAGGCAAAGCATAATTATCCATATGAGAATCGTTATCTTGTGGTATGTTTATTGAAGACTGGTAAACAAGGAAATAGGATATGTCAAGAGATTGGATATAATTTACCGTTGTCTACATTCTATATCATTATTGAATCTTTATACATTTGATAGAATGCTATTATGTGTATCCTTTTCAACTTAGTGAAAGAATAAACTCTCGTTTTATCAATTAGTGTTAAAATAAAAGACTCATTATTAAGCACTCAAAATTATTCACAAATTTgacatgcaatttaaaaaaaataaatttaggaGAGTCATAAATCCAACTTAAATTGAAGAGAGCATCTATTTTACATCTATATGTGAAATAAGTATCAATTTTCTTAGCTAATGTTTAATAATTGAAGAGATCATCTATTTTACATCTATATGTGAAATAAGTATCAATTTTCTTAAGCTAATGTTTAATCTAATTATTAAATCGTTGGACGTTGAGATCTTGAAAAGACTAAACTTCATTTTTCCTTAAAACAAGAAATGGAGCGAGCAAATAAGGTATGAACCTTGGAATACAAACAAAAGATGAAAGCAGCGAACAAGAGAAGTAATCCATGGATTGATCGTGtgcaagaaagagaaagagaaagagaagggatTGAGGATTGAGGATGAGAATGATCACTAGGAGATGAAATGCCAGGTGATGGGCATGAGGCCGAAGTCATTATCACCGCGGTGCACGCCGAGGGCTTTCCAAACACTCTCAGAGGCGTCCACGATATCATCCTTGCACGGCTTCGCACATTCATCGATGACGGTGGCCACCGTAGACTTCCCTCGCGCACTGATTTTCAGTTTGCGGAAACAGTTGGAGTTATGATCAAAGGTGGCAGGAGGAAGAGCCACCCAGTGATCTTTGTTGGAATGGAAGTGCCCATCACAAGCCGAGGgtccacctccatcccctcctttCTCGAAGCTGTTCACCGTCATTCTTCCCCGTCTTTCACTCGCACTTGTacacattgtcatcatcatcataatcacgcAGAATACCAACAACACCAATTTCAGTTTCCccattctcttctcttctcttctcttctcttttctttgtGCTGGCAACTCACTCACGGCCATATATAAAGATGTGCAACAGAAATATACTTATATATCTACAGGTTTTAGTATTTTTGTACATTTCCATTCCTCGACCACGTCGCTATTAACAACGCATTTGCCTTTTCCATTGTCCGCTAGCTCTTCAAACAGAATCATAATTATTAAATCGACAGCCGACTATGCTATAACCTGTAAATCCCCGGTCCATTTTGGACGGTTTTAAAGATCGACGCAAATATTCGTTAATTTTGGAGTGGTCTGCTCTTGGATATCATACACTCACTTTTCACATTATGGATAATACATCATTGACATCGATGACATCGAAAATCGGCCATGAGATTTAATCTAAATCTTTAATGATTGAAACAAACATTAACTTTTAGTTTGTATGATATTTTTCGATTATTTTTTGGATTCGTGTCTCTTCCTTTGTATGATTTCAAGTAGAAGAATGCAGAGTCATACAATTTGAGTTTAGAATTTGCGGGAACGCCTTTCACTTTTCCTCGTTAAACTTTGTTTTCGGGTTTAATTGTCGTTTTAGTTGGAAATTAGTGCCGCATCACAAAGGATTCTGAAAAAATCGTGATGATTGAATAGTCGGCATGTCCAAATTTTAGATGTCTGATCTGCTATGTCAAATCAATGGTTTATATTTGCTTGCAAGGTGCAAGACGATTGAAACGTTTGCCGTGGTTGATTTTTTTTCCATCTTTTCTCACTTTAATGAATTttcaaattgatgaattaatttttaGCGTACTGCCCTTTCATTAACAATTAACTCACTTTTCATAGTCAACATATATTTTATGTGATAGTTGAGGTTCTCTTAGTTAAAATgcccctccctctacctctattTTGCATCCTTAAAAaacttaaatttatttatttatttattttaagacaTACAAATTTAATATTCTtcttaaaaaaaattctaattttttaatatataaaatcaatagtGGCTAACTCACAATTTTCTTAAAGGATTGAATACTCTATTTGTAAAACTATAAGCAATGTACATTGAAGTATTACAAAAAATGATTCAAATTGACCCTAGCCACTAGAGTGCTAGATTTTAAAAGTCGCACTAAGTTAAAATACATGGATTCATGTTTATATGGACTTTTAAGTTTAAAGTGTGTGGGAAGAAttcatatttcaaaatattaaggttattttatgc from Cryptomeria japonica chromosome 3, Sugi_1.0, whole genome shotgun sequence harbors:
- the LOC131874429 gene encoding putative ripening-related protein 6, whose protein sequence is MAVSELPAQRKEKRREEKRMGKLKLVLLVFCVIMMMMTMCTSASERRGRMTVNSFEKGGDGGGPSACDGHFHSNKDHWVALPPATFDHNSNCFRKLKISARGKSTVATVIDECAKPCKDDIVDASESVWKALGVHRGDNDFGLMPITWHFIS